CCGGCGACCAGGTCAAGGTCATCCGCGGCAAGGATCGCGGCAAGGAAGGCAAAGTCACCAAGGTGCTTGCCAACGACCGTTTGATCGTCGAGGGTGTTCAGATCGTCAAGAAGCATGTGCGCGCCACCCAGCAGGGTCAGCAGTCCGGCATCGTCTCCGTTGAGGCGCCGATCCATCGCTCCAATGTGATGGTCATCGACCCGGAGACCAAGGAACCGACTCGCGTTGGCGTCAAGGTCACGACCAAGGCCCAGGACGGCAAGGTCAAGACCGTGCGCACCCGCATCGCCAAGAAATCAGGAAAGGAGCTGGCATGACCGATACGTCAGTCGAAGCGCCGGCAACACCGCGCCTGAAGCAGCAGTACATCGACAAGATCGTGCCTGAGCTCGAGAAGGAATTCAAGTATTCCAACCCGATGCAGGTCGCCAAGGTCAAGAAGGTCGTCGTCTCCATGGGCGTCGGCGCTGCGGCCCGCGACTCCAAGCTCATCGAAGGCGCCGTCAAGGATTTGACTGCCATCACCGGTCAGAAGCCGAAGATCACCAAGGCCAAGAAGTCCGTTGCGCAGTTCCATCTGCGTGAAGGCCAGGCCATCGGTGCATACGTGACGCTTCGCGGCGACCGCATGTGGGAGTTCCTCGACAGGCTGCTCGTTCTTGCTTTGCCGCGTATCCGCGATTTCCGCGGCATCAGCGACAAGCAATTCGATGGCCAGGGCAACTACAACTTCGGTCTCACCGAGCAGTCCATGTTCCACGAGATCGATCCGGACGCGATTGATCATCAGCGTGGTATGGATATCACCGTGGTGACCAGCACCAAGGATGACAAGGAAGCTCGAGCACTGCTCAAGCACCTTGGCTTCCCCTTCAAGGAGAACTGAAATGGCAAAAACCGCTCTTAGAAACAAGGCTGCTGCCAAACCAAAGTTCAAGGTGCGCGCCTATACGCGCTGCCAGGTTTGCGGCCGTCCCCACTCCGTATATCGCAAGTTCGGCCTGTGCCGCATCTGCCTTCGCGAGA
This genomic stretch from Bifidobacterium sp. ESL0690 harbors:
- the rplX gene encoding 50S ribosomal protein L24, encoding MVAKIKTGDQVKVIRGKDRGKEGKVTKVLANDRLIVEGVQIVKKHVRATQQGQQSGIVSVEAPIHRSNVMVIDPETKEPTRVGVKVTTKAQDGKVKTVRTRIAKKSGKELA
- the rplE gene encoding 50S ribosomal protein L5, which produces MTDTSVEAPATPRLKQQYIDKIVPELEKEFKYSNPMQVAKVKKVVVSMGVGAAARDSKLIEGAVKDLTAITGQKPKITKAKKSVAQFHLREGQAIGAYVTLRGDRMWEFLDRLLVLALPRIRDFRGISDKQFDGQGNYNFGLTEQSMFHEIDPDAIDHQRGMDITVVTSTKDDKEARALLKHLGFPFKEN
- a CDS encoding type Z 30S ribosomal protein S14, producing MAKTALRNKAAAKPKFKVRAYTRCQVCGRPHSVYRKFGLCRICLREKAHRGELPGVTKSSW